In the genome of Dolichospermum flos-aquae CCAP 1403/13F, one region contains:
- a CDS encoding FAD-dependent oxidoreductase, giving the protein MTSLTGKPISFWIDSTAETTYPPLENNISVDVAIIGAGIVGLTAATLLKRAGKTVAVIESRQIVTGVSGHTTAKITSLHQLIYADLIKQIGEQKARLYAESNQAAIEFVASLVAKEQIDCDFSRQSAYTFTESEDDLEQIQDEVAAALKLGLPATFVQETSLPFAIAGAIKFENQAQFHIRKYLLHLAKNISGNGSYLFENTRVQKVEEGNPCQVETDQGVITAQDVIVATNLPILDQGLFFAKTYPSRSYIVAAKIDPAKAPQGMYIGSKKHSSYSIRTTPDNGELLLLVGGEGHKVGTVTNTEECYQKLENYARDRFNVDTFAYRWSNQDMVSFDKLPYIGNLTPFNHHIYVATGFSLWGMSKGTMAGMLLSDLILGQDNPYAQLYDATRATPFLTQQSVKQGIDVASRWIGDRFKGLQSSSFSELTHGEAKLLTIDNEKVAAYRDEQGTVHAVSAVCTHLACIVSWNNAEKSWDCACHGSRFSCDGKVIQGPAVKDLHKIVE; this is encoded by the coding sequence ATGACTTCTTTAACTGGGAAACCAATTTCATTTTGGATTGACTCAACTGCTGAAACAACCTATCCACCCCTAGAAAATAACATTTCGGTAGATGTGGCCATTATTGGTGCGGGCATTGTGGGACTGACCGCAGCGACATTGCTAAAACGAGCAGGGAAGACAGTCGCGGTGATTGAGTCTAGGCAAATTGTTACAGGTGTGAGTGGTCATACAACTGCGAAAATTACATCATTACACCAATTAATTTACGCTGATTTAATCAAACAAATCGGCGAGCAGAAAGCGCGACTTTATGCAGAATCAAATCAAGCTGCAATTGAGTTCGTGGCTTCACTTGTTGCCAAAGAGCAAATTGATTGTGATTTTAGCCGGCAAAGTGCCTACACATTTACAGAATCAGAGGATGATTTAGAGCAAATTCAAGATGAAGTAGCAGCCGCTTTGAAACTAGGACTGCCGGCGACTTTTGTGCAAGAAACATCATTGCCTTTTGCAATTGCTGGAGCAATTAAATTTGAAAATCAAGCTCAATTTCATATCCGCAAATATCTATTACATCTAGCCAAAAATATTTCTGGTAACGGTAGTTATTTATTTGAAAATACGCGAGTTCAAAAAGTAGAAGAAGGCAATCCCTGTCAAGTTGAGACTGATCAGGGAGTGATCACCGCTCAAGATGTGATTGTTGCCACTAATCTCCCGATTCTAGATCAAGGACTGTTTTTTGCGAAAACCTATCCTTCCCGTTCCTACATCGTTGCTGCTAAGATTGACCCTGCCAAAGCCCCACAAGGAATGTATATTGGCAGTAAGAAGCATTCCTCCTATTCCATTCGCACAACGCCCGATAATGGTGAGCTACTGCTGCTAGTTGGTGGTGAAGGGCATAAGGTGGGAACAGTTACCAATACAGAAGAATGCTACCAAAAATTGGAAAATTATGCCCGCGATCGCTTTAACGTTGATACTTTTGCCTATCGGTGGTCAAATCAGGATATGGTGTCGTTTGATAAGCTGCCCTACATCGGCAACCTGACTCCTTTTAACCATCATATTTATGTCGCCACCGGATTTAGTCTCTGGGGAATGTCGAAAGGAACAATGGCGGGAATGTTGCTTTCAGATTTGATTCTCGGACAAGATAATCCTTATGCTCAATTGTATGATGCGACTCGTGCAACTCCGTTTTTGACACAGCAATCAGTTAAACAAGGCATTGATGTAGCAAGTCGCTGGATTGGCGATCGCTTCAAAGGTCTTCAGTCTTCTTCTTTTTCCGAACTTACTCATGGTGAAGCCAAGCTATTGACCATTGATAATGAGAAAGTTGCCGCTTACCGAGATGAACAAGGAACTGTTCATGCTGTTTCTGCCGTGTGTACTCATCTGGCTTGTATTGTCAGTTGGAACAATGCTGAAAAAAGTTGGGATTGTGCTTGTCACGGTTCTCGGTTTAGCTGCGACGGTAAAGTGATTCAGGGTCCGGCTGTAAAGGACTTGCATAAAATCGTTGAATAA
- a CDS encoding lmo0937 family membrane protein, with amino-acid sequence MLNLIWTAVVVLFVLWLLGFSIHIGGSLIHLLLVLALIGIVYNLLIGRRMV; translated from the coding sequence ATGTTAAATCTCATCTGGACTGCTGTTGTTGTACTTTTTGTTTTGTGGTTGTTAGGATTCTCAATTCACATTGGCGGTAGCTTAATTCACTTGCTTTTAGTTTTGGCACTCATTGGCATTGTCTACAATTTATTGATAGGACGAAGGATGGTTTAA
- a CDS encoding tyrosine-type recombinase/integrase yields MDALTIAQPTEINQYANKSIDVLLNMWLHGKSQATQDSYKRVANKFLTFVNKPLVNVGLDDLQQWVDSLSSNDNTKKTYSHIIKSLISFVYELGLIKYNVGKPLKTPKPKDALTERILTEQEITILIHSENNTRNKLILKMLYYCGLRATELSGLTWGDLSERGDGNGQATIYGKGSKTRVVIIPSNLYKELSQLRGDADKAEPVFRSRQGKGFLTRAMIWEIVKKASLRIGLPAPSPHWLRHGHASHSLDRGAPIHLVSQSLGHASVATTSRYLHAKPSDCSSLYLG; encoded by the coding sequence ATGGACGCTTTAACTATTGCACAACCAACTGAAATTAACCAGTATGCAAATAAATCTATTGATGTATTACTTAATATGTGGCTACATGGTAAAAGTCAAGCTACTCAGGACAGTTACAAGCGCGTTGCTAACAAATTTTTAACTTTTGTCAACAAACCACTTGTTAATGTTGGCTTAGATGATTTACAGCAGTGGGTAGATTCTTTAAGTTCTAATGACAATACTAAAAAAACTTATAGCCATATTATTAAGAGTCTAATTAGCTTTGTATATGAGTTAGGGTTGATTAAATACAATGTCGGTAAACCTCTAAAAACTCCGAAGCCTAAAGACGCTTTAACAGAACGGATACTAACGGAACAGGAAATTACGATCCTGATTCACAGTGAGAACAATACTAGGAATAAACTGATCTTAAAGATGTTGTACTACTGTGGGTTACGTGCTACTGAGTTAAGCGGGTTAACTTGGGGTGATTTGTCAGAACGTGGTGATGGAAATGGACAAGCTACTATATATGGTAAGGGTAGTAAAACCCGTGTGGTGATTATTCCCAGTAACTTATATAAGGAATTGTCACAGTTAAGGGGTGATGCTGATAAAGCCGAGCCGGTGTTTAGAAGTAGACAAGGTAAGGGTTTTTTAACCAGGGCGATGATTTGGGAGATTGTTAAAAAAGCTTCACTGAGAATAGGTTTACCCGCACCTAGTCCCCATTGGTTGCGACATGGACACGCTTCACACTCATTAGATAGAGGCGCACCTATTCATCTGGTTAGTCAAAGTTTAGGACACGCTTCCGTTGCTACTACTTCCAGATACTTACACGCTAAACCTAGTGATTGCAGTTCCCTGTATTTGGGATAG
- a CDS encoding HNH endonuclease, producing the protein MSDYPKHWKELAKTIKEKSGWCCQKCGRVCLRPGEKPHTTKPRAYNLQVHHWNRDPADNRPENLIPLCTACHLSYHRGGKGNVSVGQLTLFDISQF; encoded by the coding sequence ATGAGTGACTACCCCAAGCACTGGAAAGAACTAGCCAAAACCATCAAGGAAAAATCCGGTTGGTGTTGTCAAAAATGCGGTCGTGTTTGCTTACGTCCTGGTGAGAAACCTCACACTACTAAACCACGAGCATATAATTTACAGGTTCACCACTGGAATAGAGACCCTGCTGATAATAGACCTGAAAACTTGATACCTTTATGTACTGCGTGTCACCTTAGTTACCATAGAGGTGGCAAGGGTAATGTTTCTGTGGGGCAGTTGACGTTGTTTGATATTTCCCAATTTTAG
- a CDS encoding ATP-dependent DNA helicase yields MTNNSFPPLSQVFDTKFLILKRVWFCGEPKPTATAALNGSINGINAAIMLQTLPTFLTTNSFPFQFNQQQQKALDKMWTFVQPTITAALFLLVGYAGTGKSTIVFQLVKVLVATGKRVVLTAPTNKAVGVLRRMAAENGVTGVEFFTIHQLLGLGMVTRGKEKILDQIGPCYINLFDVVFIDECSMIGKQLWRWIENVANQSSTWTKIKIILMGDPAQLNPVNEGKSPSFQVANKAVLTQVVRQGIDSPLLEFVTASRYAVTKSKLPFAPFSKYLPDKSNGALMVKRQTLLCYACKKMSKEFVNNPDCFRILSWTNAQVDFYNQQIRTYLYGKNINQGKRT; encoded by the coding sequence TTGACAAATAATTCTTTTCCACCGCTTTCACAGGTTTTTGATACTAAGTTTTTGATACTAAAAAGAGTGTGGTTTTGTGGTGAACCAAAACCAACAGCTACCGCTGCATTGAATGGATCAATTAATGGAATTAATGCCGCGATTATGCTCCAAACTCTTCCTACTTTTCTGACCACAAATTCTTTTCCATTTCAATTTAACCAACAGCAGCAAAAAGCCTTAGATAAAATGTGGACTTTTGTGCAACCAACTATCACGGCTGCTTTATTTCTATTAGTAGGATATGCCGGAACAGGTAAGTCAACAATAGTTTTTCAACTCGTTAAAGTTCTTGTGGCTACAGGTAAACGAGTTGTCTTGACTGCACCCACGAATAAAGCTGTAGGTGTACTGCGACGCATGGCGGCAGAAAATGGGGTAACTGGTGTGGAATTCTTCACCATTCACCAATTACTAGGACTAGGAATGGTGACTAGAGGTAAAGAGAAAATACTTGACCAAATAGGACCCTGTTACATCAACTTATTTGATGTTGTCTTTATTGATGAATGTTCCATGATTGGTAAACAACTGTGGCGCTGGATTGAAAATGTGGCTAATCAATCATCTACCTGGACAAAAATCAAAATTATTCTCATGGGCGACCCTGCCCAATTAAATCCAGTTAATGAAGGAAAATCCCCTAGTTTTCAAGTAGCAAATAAAGCAGTATTGACTCAAGTTGTCCGCCAAGGAATTGATAGTCCGTTGCTGGAGTTTGTCACGGCTTCTCGCTATGCAGTAACTAAAAGTAAACTGCCATTTGCACCATTTTCCAAATATCTACCTGATAAAAGTAACGGGGCACTGATGGTTAAACGGCAAACTTTACTGTGCTATGCCTGCAAAAAGATGTCTAAGGAGTTTGTTAATAATCCAGATTGTTTTCGCATTTTATCTTGGACGAATGCTCAAGTAGACTTTTATAATCAACAGATTCGGACATATTTATATGGTAAGAATATCAACCAGGGCAAACGCACCTAA
- the dnaN gene encoding DNA polymerase III subunit beta, whose product MTQTASRQKIKTAKQTKQTSVANPEIDNEVSTDITKIPEVKKKKSTSANSDTPTEPIEKKRNKQKKSKSKLNPPIPRELGMEVICEQAKFYDALFLVNCATPAKPSHPILANVLIIADVETQQIHLTVTDIALTIQASFAAQVLLKGEITVPVQILLEIVKHCPNGTISLNSQTQITQSTDDDKPQTKNPQSTDDDKPQTKICCLCLSDADGKYEIRGISAEEFPPTNIIDAAPVSLATTIFKDGLKGVLYAVSTDENKYILTGVHLQLAQEKLKFIGTDGHRVAITELCTHRIGRKTRQQVSCQEVQSQQVPSEEIMQFTLPGRVVREIARNLNDDVKSINLLYDTQSNRLGFAWQDVVLSCQVVEGIYPDCEQLLTKFSFEKEVILEKAPLVKALERLSVLTDKKEKGIYLQFDGSLQQLRLSIEREFGKGDQVIVANLPTEMMLNIQFNLKYLIEAAKAIPSSSIKMHLQQSDHPAMLVPDGDRANLEVEMSMRHVLLPLYIPNG is encoded by the coding sequence ATGACTCAAACAGCATCAAGACAAAAGATAAAGACTGCAAAGCAGACAAAACAAACAAGTGTTGCTAATCCTGAAATAGACAATGAAGTATCAACAGATATCACAAAAATACCTGAAGTTAAAAAGAAGAAATCCACATCTGCAAACTCTGATACTCCAACTGAACCCATCGAAAAGAAGCGGAATAAGCAAAAAAAATCTAAATCAAAGTTAAACCCTCCAATACCCAGAGAATTAGGCATGGAGGTAATATGTGAACAAGCTAAATTTTACGATGCCCTCTTTTTAGTGAATTGTGCTACCCCAGCTAAACCTAGTCATCCTATTCTTGCCAATGTCCTTATAATTGCAGATGTGGAAACACAACAGATACATCTAACTGTCACAGATATAGCATTAACAATTCAGGCGAGTTTTGCTGCCCAAGTGTTATTAAAGGGTGAAATTACTGTACCAGTGCAAATTTTATTGGAGATAGTCAAGCATTGCCCTAATGGGACTATTTCTCTGAATAGTCAAACTCAAATTACTCAATCTACTGATGATGATAAGCCACAAACAAAAAATCCTCAATCTACTGATGATGATAAGCCACAAACAAAAATCTGCTGTTTGTGCTTATCTGATGCTGATGGTAAGTATGAAATTAGAGGCATTAGTGCTGAAGAATTCCCACCTACTAACATAATTGATGCTGCTCCTGTGTCTTTAGCAACAACAATTTTCAAAGATGGTTTGAAAGGTGTACTTTATGCAGTCAGCACTGATGAAAATAAATATATCTTGACTGGAGTTCATCTCCAACTGGCACAGGAGAAATTAAAGTTTATTGGTACTGATGGGCATCGAGTTGCTATTACTGAACTTTGCACTCACCGAATTGGCAGAAAAACTCGTCAACAAGTTTCATGTCAAGAAGTTCAATCTCAACAAGTGCCATCTGAGGAAATTATGCAATTTACTCTGCCTGGTCGTGTAGTGAGAGAAATAGCCCGTAACTTAAATGATGATGTGAAATCTATTAATCTGCTGTATGATACTCAAAGTAATCGCTTGGGTTTTGCTTGGCAAGATGTCGTTCTTAGCTGTCAAGTTGTGGAAGGAATTTATCCTGATTGTGAGCAATTATTAACTAAATTCAGCTTTGAGAAAGAAGTAATTTTAGAAAAAGCACCGTTAGTTAAAGCACTGGAACGGTTATCTGTGTTAACAGATAAGAAAGAGAAGGGAATTTATTTGCAGTTTGATGGCAGTTTACAACAGTTACGGTTATCTATTGAACGAGAATTTGGCAAAGGTGATCAGGTGATTGTTGCTAATTTACCAACAGAAATGATGTTGAATATTCAGTTTAATCTCAAGTATTTGATAGAAGCTGCTAAAGCTATTCCTAGTTCAAGTATCAAAATGCACTTACAGCAATCAGATCATCCGGCTATGTTAGTTCCTGATGGAGATAGAGCAAATCTAGAAGTGGAAATGTCTATGCGTCATGTCTTGCTGCCACTTTATATTCCAAATGGTTAA